A region of the Gambusia affinis linkage group LG11, SWU_Gaff_1.0, whole genome shotgun sequence genome:
TACCTCCCAGTATTTAAGCTCCTCTGTCCCAGCCACAACTGGCCAGTCCGTCTTGTCACCATGATTTATGCTGCCCATGCTTTCCTCCCTGGATGACCTGTGTTCCCCTGTggttccagtttgttttttgacacTCTGATTTTCCTGTACCCTTGGATTTaggatgtttggttggtttatttccttcattaaaACATCAAGTTATTTCTACGTCTTCTGTCTGCTGCGTTTGGGTCCTCCACAACACCACATCATGACAGATTCATTATTAGAAATGCAAATTTGGACCTTTTTCAGTACAAAACTGCAAAAGCCTTGAGATGGACCTTTTCTGTCACACAAAGACAGACCAACCAGAGGCTGTTATTGTACAACCCATCAACAACCCACAGCCAGCTAAAATTCATTAGAACTGCAAAAAATacaactggaaagaaaaaagtctaATTTGAGACCAGAAAGGTCTCTGCATAAGTTACAGCAAAACTCctcattttttgttaatgtggcTGCCATCGGTGACAGTTATACAGTTTGGGTTAAGTTCATGGTTTTAAATTGGTGTAGATAAGTCAAAGTGATGTACagtttttgtgattattaaagGGTTATAGAAATGTTACCGGAGTGGAACcaatgtttaatttgttgtttcgTTTAGGCTCATATTTTTAGTTACACGCCTCACTCGGTAGAGGGCAGCATGCTGTATTTTCCTAGTTGGTGTTGAGGTGTGGTGAAGCCTTCGCCGAGGCTCATGTAGCCGGGTTGGTTTCTTTCTTAATCCTTTCAGGTTGAAGCGGCCAATCAGGTAcgcatttctgtattttagatTTGTGTGGAAATAGAATCTTTATTTGAAGAATTTGTCGAGTTTGTTAGCCACGTCTTTTTAAAGGTGACGTAACACGTCTGTTTTTGTAAGTCAGGCCactttattgtaaatgttttgctgtgtaATAGTTGTCTATTCTATATGAGAATATCTtactttctgtaaaaatgtattttgtgttttgtgcagTTCTCACGGCATCGTTATTAAATGCCAGTAACTATCAAGAACGCCTTGTGtcctttttctcccttttaCTGAATTCTTTACCAACATTGAAGATGCTTGTCTAGTTCTTTGCTGTGACTCCAGCTAACACCCCCTCCTCCAACCCTGCAGcattttttgctgttgtgtttttggtaTGCTCATGAAAAGGCCTGAGAAAAAGGCGGAACAAAGAGGCACCTGCCAGAATAATGAGCCCTCAGAGAGACACAGCCGGCTGATGATGGAACAGCTTGTGGTCAGAGATGATCTGTATACACACCTCATCTCACTCTGCTGGGAAttcccccaacacacacacacacacacgttttaGTTATAGAGTTTGCAAAGTATCAGTGTCGGTATCAGTGTGTTACTGCCAGCCTATCAGCTCCCGACTCTCACATTAATTTGACGTCATTTCAATGGGGAAGGAAACCTTGGAAACAAAAGCCAGACTGTTTAGACTGATTCTGCTTTCATATCCCAGGATGGGACTTTAGGAACTCTGATTCCTTTAAAAGGACACAAAAATCCCACCATGTGTCCAAAATCCCAGCAGGGATCTAAATTTAACTGGATGCATCCAGGAAGCTGATGGTTAACATGGAGCAAACTTTGGTCACATCTAGACACAACAACTCTGTTTGCACTAAAGTTCAACCAAATTACTcgtgaaaaacaaagagagatgGAAGATGCTAACAGCTCTGTGCGCACTAGTTCTACAGTAAAGGACGATTTCATTACTTTTCATGATTTACTTACAAATGAAGGTATTTTATATGATTATCTTCTGTCTTCAGATTCCTGTAAAAACGTGGATGTCTTGATGTGGGTAAGATGAATTCAGAAAGTTGATGGATATAAAATTCCtttcaaaatattaatactTCTACAACTTTTCAATGCTTTGTAAATATGTTAGCATAATTGTTAAGTGGAGTTTAAGACATGGCTTACTACATTTGGAGCAAagaaagatctgaaaagtgtggtgtgtattcATATTGTGCCCCTGTTACACCGATACCCCTTCATAAAATTCACTGCAACCTGCTGTCTGATCAGAGTCCAGCTGTGAGTAACGTGATCTGACTCCACCTGCTGCCGTCCTGGTTCTGTAGAGAGTCGTCATGGAGACCAAGGAGGCAACATCTTTGCTTggacttttttatatattagacTTCTACATGAGTGTTTTTCTCACCTGTAAATACTTTTACCACTACAATACTTTGACTGAGGGTAGGGTTAGTCAAAGTCGTTGCTGTAAAAATGGAGCCACAAAAATCTTCCCACTGCTTCACTGACTTTCTTTGCTCATTGTTGattatttgcagttttcacGTCCATCGGATCTtggacagagaaaagaaaaaactttggaTCAAATTAGTAGTGGCTTTGATTTTGAATATTTCCTGTGTAAGTATCACCTtaaactgatcatttttcttattttgattattatcATTTGCGTCAACCACAGAAACTCGGctttaaagaagaagaaatggatGGAGTTTTATCACTTGTCACTTTAAGATGGAATCTGTTTGACTCCTGCTAGTAATCCGTCTGTGACAAAGAGCTTCATGGGGCACAGTCCATGTTGCAAaggtcaaaatgtcactttggGTTGTAGAAAATTAAACATGACAGGAATAATCCTCTTGTCTTAAGATGCTCACAgcataaatgcttaaaataagaATGATGTGTGGAAACAGACACAGAAGGTTCAACTTTAATCCTGTCGTGTTTCTGCTGGAAGCAAAGAAACTTTTATTGGCTCTGATTGTTTTCATCAAACTGCAGATAAAGAGCAGAGGCAGGTAAAGGTGTTTTCCTGGAGAACAGACTCCGATTGGAGCGGAGCGCAGGAATGTCTGGCCTCAGGCATCAAATACTCATAAATTCATTAGTAAACGCAAACGGATTTGGAAGAATAAACACTGCAGAGATAAGCAGCTGATGGACGGAGCTGCAGCTGCCCTGACCtcaacctgtgtgtgtgtgtgtgtgtgtgtgtgtgtgtgtgtgtgttgggctGAGGGACATTTGCTCTAACTGATAAAGAAGTTGTAGAGCTACATGTGCATTTGGGAAGAGCTTATAATAATGCAgacttattttctaaatcattGCTTTATATGAACATGATGCACATTAATGGTGTCTATAATGGGATTTTTGCAGGAGTGACTGGCTggcctgcagagcagcagcatgtTTAATGGCCTGCAGCTCAAGCTGAGCATCATTATCATTCCAGCTGGGAGATCTTGGCATGCATTGGGAAGCATGACAAGACAGCTACACTTCTCCCCTGCTCTcagtaaaaaatgtcttttatttacaGTTCAAGCAGCAGTGAGAAGATTAAAAACAAGCGTTACCGTTTCTCTGTCAATAAAAAACCTGACATGTTTTCACCCAGAGGAAAACGGAGCCATCTCTCCTGCtgcaggaaaaccttttttaaactCTGTCCCTCCCTAATGTGCTATTTGCCTTGCAGGAAAATATATCAGACTGAACTGAAgtagatggaaacattttcagacaaatgCATTTTATCTCAAGATATGTTCATTTCATTATGCATCAGAAAAAAAGCTCTTTGGTTGaatgaacattattttaaagatagTTCTGCCAGGATTCTGAATATTCTTGGTGATGTTCACAATGTAGACCAAAACGTGTATAAATCAAACTtcgtttgtgtttatttaaatttgatacAAAAGTTAATACTGGGTGAACAAAATGGTATCAACATACCAAACTGACAGAGTGGAGATGTTTTATGTCTGGACCAGTGCAGGCAGAGACTGAAATGTGTTGCTTGTTTTCCTGGCAGGGATTTGAACCCCGCCTTGTTTTTAGGTGGGTATCGTCCCAAAACGCCTGGAAGGAAAAGTCAGAAggacaaaaacacaagacacacattttgtcatattttaagaaaacatttatattacaTAGATTGTACTgaaattgtacatttatttgactgaatgattcaaaatgaactaaaaataacttttattaaatagaaaaaaatatatatcattaAGATGAACAATGAAATGAtgtttattgtacaaaaaagaatggaaaaaaagagctggaaaaatgaaaatctgtcgTCTGTCTATCATACCCTGATACAGTGACAGGTCCTTTCTACTTATTGAACTGTCACTAACGGCCTCATAGGTTCAGTGAAACAGCTGGAATCTCGGCGTctttggtttcatttattttgtaaaatacatcTGAAACTTATTTCAATTTAACTatagaaaaataacttttcaatgGCAGTTTCTGTTTCGTTAATTCCGCAACGTCTCAGTGCAAACATCACAACAATCATTCGCTTTGGAAAGCAAGcgaaaaatcacatttcaagtatttttaaagaGCTGAGGAGTAAAGAAATGACTTAAGGATAGAAAGAAGATGCAGAGTTCAGTCTAATGGAGCAAATTGATTATGGATTTTATGGAGTTCTACACATTGCATAGCTCATGTGGCACTTGTTCAGCAATCTGACAGGACACTCTGGACCCTAGGAAGGCAGTTTTATACAAGTGCTATTCAGGGTGTGCATTTCAGTTCCTGCAAGTGCTGCACTGCACTGTGGTGACCTGTTTGGTGGAAACTAGTCTTTGAGTCTGCAGCCTGTCTTCTGCCAAGCCCCAGGGAGGGAGAGCAGGCAAACTTTTCTTTGTCCGGATGTCCCTTCACCAGCAGCTGAGCAGCGGCTCGGCATCGAAACCTGTGGCTGCTTATCGAATTCCACTAGAAAGGACAGTCAGGCTGCATCTGCCTGCATAGTGGAGAAGTGCTGAATTGTATAAGGTGATGAACTGACAGTGCTTTAAGAATACAAGTTTCTTTTGTGCTTTAAGTACTTAAGAGGGTTGGAGAAAGTCTGACAGCAGGATTTCCACTGGTTGATCCTGTCTTTGTCTTTAAGCGCTTTAAAAAACTTCATTCAGAGGAGATAATGGGCCATTAGTTTTTGACTAGAAATGGCAAACTAGAGCAAGATGTGATTTGGTGACGATAATTTGCTTGTCACCCCATCACTGAACGCAGGTGTTTCATTAAGTCAGAAAAAGACACGCTCTTTCGTCCCGACACACTCATGTGGACGCAACATCTACGTCGTGTTTTCTGGATTAGACCAGCTCTGTGTGAATGTGCTCTCAGTAGATATGGATAAATGGAGATGATGTTCTGCACAGAAAAGTCTTGCAGGCACAGAATCTGCTGGGCAGACTCAAGCGCAGCCGCACTCCTCCACGATCATGTTGGGAACGTCGCGCTTCACGATGTTGTACTCGTCGTCGAAGTAGAGCATGGACATGGTGCTGAGCTTGGTGGGGATGCAGCAGGAGTTCACCGAGCCCGGACTCATGCCTCTCATGCGGTACTGGTTAACGACTGCTGTGTGGAACGACGAAGCCGAGCCAGGGACGCCTGCCATGTAGGCGGGGCAGCTTCCCTCACAGTAGTTACCATAGTAACCAGCCGGAGCAATGATCCAGTCGTTCCAGCCGATGAGGCGGAAGTCTATGTAAAACTGCTGCCGGCAACATAACCCCCCGCTGGTGCCGTCGCATTCCAGGCCCCGCTTCCGAATGCGGTGCTTCCCGTCCGTCTGACGCGCACGCACCACCAGGAAGGGCCGGTGGGACGGGTCGCCCGGGTCCACCAGCACCGGAGCCACTCCGGCCGTCTCACAGCCCTCGCAGTGCACCTCCAGGTCCTGTCTCCGGCTGCCCTTTCCAAACACGGCCCGCACCGCCTCCGAGAGGGGAAACGTGTGCCAGCCGCTGCGCTTCAGGTCCACACGCTTCTCCACCAGAACCCAGCGGCCCGTTGCCTGGTTCCCCTCGGCGGCTCCGGCCTCCTGGTAGTGGATTTTGATGGTGACCTTCCTCCGGAGGCCCTTCTCGGGTCCAGCGGGCAGCAGACGGAGATACAGCCACAGGTTGGCCTGGGACACATGCAGGTTCTGGTGGCCCTCGTTGGAGATGAGGAAGTACAGACGGGTTTTAGCGTTTGTCTCTTCATCtggtggaaacagaaaaaacaaaactcagtcCGTTATCTACACATGGATGTAGATAAAGAGGAACATCACAATGGGATATTCATCCATAACttgaaatatctaaaattatGATAACATTAAGTGGATGATTTACTGCTTACTGTAGACGGACTGTCTGTAATTCtacagcaatgcattctgggtaataaATGCCATCTGCTGCACATGTCTGGAAAACGTTACAAATTCCTGTTTTGGGATTGTTATGGGAATATTGTTGGCAAACTTTTatcagtgaaaaatgtttaaattgctgtgttatttaaaatgaaggaATGTGACCCAGTTCAAATCTGAACTGAAGAACTGAACTGGGGTTTCTTATAGTGAACGTCTCAtcaagaggtcagaggtcacctgTGGAGTTCCCCAGGGCTCCATCCTAGGATTCCTCtcattcaatatctatatgctcccactgggtACAGCTACAGCAAGAAAAAAGAtcagttaccatgacaacacaCACACGGCTCTACGTTAGGATGTCACcgggtgacctttgaccccatccaatcactgaacagatgctgaGAACAAAGAAATGTGAAGATTAGACAAAACTCtctgaacagaaactgaaacaggAACGCTCTAGAGTTCTAGCTCTAGAGTTCTAGCTCTAGAGTTCTAGCTCTAGAGTTCTAGCTCTAGAGTTCTAGATctagagtttattttaaatattgattccCTCATTTTAAGGAGTGCAGCATCATAAATGCTACACGATGCTGCAGCTTAATGGGTAAATGTAATTGTATATGTTGACTAACATTGagttaaatgttaatgaatATTCATTAGCGTGTCCTTATTAATTAAACTAAGTGTACATGAGGAACCGAACGCTTGGTGTTTGTTCTTTAACCAGTACACTATTTAATATTTCCATGTCTTTCCAAATGTTTCTGATGTTTATCCTCTTTCTATCCGGCGCCTTCCTCACTCTGATCTCTGTTTTCCACCCAGAGCCGACCGACTGCAGGGAAACGGTCAGGAAGTGGCTTCATTAGGCGTCACAACGGGAGGAAGGAACCAAGGAACCAGAGTGACGCCGACCAGAGTCGGACCTGGGTCAGCCCAACTGGTCCTGGTTCCTTCAGAACCAGACTGGACCTCATGATGCTGATCTTCATGGACCACAGACTGATAATCTGGTTGTTAAAAGGAGTCAAATCTACAGATCTACTCCTGTTTTCTTAAATCAaacataatattaatattttaaccttttggaaacacatttttggaaatatgcTAATGTATAATAATACATCATTTTGAACAACATGTACCCATAATACCCAACATCTGCCAATAAAATTAACACCAgtaaagaaacatttagtgGTATGTTCTGATGTAGACTTATCGAAACCAAAAAGTGTAGATGAATCAATAATTGATTCCTGactgatttaatataaaatcaaactaaatgtgCATATAGACCCACATTCAGTTGATGGCTGAATCAACATTGATATTCTGTCAGTTATGGTTGAAACGCTGATTCAACAAGTGAGTCACCGATCACTTTTAATTCCATTTGAATGTCAGGCTTCAACGTAGATTCATTGTTTCCATGTTGTTTCACTCATATTGTTATCTGGGGATGAACTGACCACCACAGATGGTTTTGTGATGTAATAGCAGTTAttgctgtaaaaatattctccttttgaacatttcttttgtgtAAGTGCAGAAAATTTAAAggtgaacatttttgacttgcACTGCTAACCATGGGCGTAAATCCCAGAAGATTCTGGGGGGTCCAGACCCCAAAGAACTCATGAAGAAAACCCTTGTActtaaataatatcaatataaaaaggcaaaggaaacaaagaacaaaataaatctgccttTCATCTAAGATAACGTTTCTCAACAGGCGGTACCGCCCCCCCATGGGGCATTCAGgggacagcagggggcgctgagATTCTTTAGGGGGCGTTTGCTTGAAGGTAAACTTTACTTCTTAAATGCACAACAATACCAGTTTAGACTTTGAGCAACTTGCTAAAACGGTATTGtgacattaaaacatgtttagctgcagctcttcttctcttcacGGTCTGTTAGCTTCTCctgctaatgttagcttctCCTGCTAATGGTAGCTTCTCCTGCTAATGGTAGCTTCACCGCGTCAGTTCAGCGTCACACCGGCTGATGATGCTGCTGTGATTCACTTGTCTGGTGTctgattttcaaacattttatgtgttattgaGGATTTTTGTGCATATGTTTTGGCAGTGCTGTGATCATGTTAAAGCAGCAACTTATATTAAAACGTGTTTTATTGTCCGTCTGAATGCTTCCATAGAAGGACAACAGAATATCCCTTTTATGGACATGTAAGGACTAAAATCATGATACCTTCACTATGTATCCGTCTGAAAATGAAgccatttaaataaagaaatccatCCATGGTTGATTCCACAACAgggagcttttattttatagagTTACCATCGGCGCTGTAAGTGGTTTGGTATGAAACAGTAGCGTCACAGCATGTTTGAATTGCAATCATCTGAATACCAgcattttttatgttgtcatcAAAACTCTGAAACCGGAAAACCAACAAACTAGATGAAATCAGGGcataaaaacagagaatctGAGGCTGAACAGTGAAAAATCATTATGAGTGACAAATCAACACGTGATGAGTGAAGATTACTGGTGGTGAGGATCaataaacaaccaaataaaactaaaaagaaactaaagaagACATAACAATAAACCAAGACAGGATAAAACCAATCAGAGAAAACtaaatggaaatgaatgaagaacaaaatgcaagaataaaTTAAGAAACTAAAGTAAAGGAACAAACTGGTATGGCAAGACCTTTTGAGCAGTAATTAATAGAAAGGATTGTATGGCAACAACAGacactgttttcaaataaaaggtaaaataatatAGTTAAAGTGCCATGACTTTGTTGGAACCACATCTAGTACTAAGTAGAAATATGTCTTATAGATGATAACAGTAAAGAacgtttgttttttaattagatttgatatatttatttatttaaaattacttttcatgtcagttttaatGTCATGATGCTGATGACTCCATGACACTCTCAATCTGACTCATTAGGATTGGATTAAGAACCAGCTTTGGTCTTTGTAATTTCTGTCCAGTAAAACTATGAATCTATAAATCAATAGACAGTCTATATAAAGATATAATCCATGTTTCTGTCTCATATTTGTATGGAATTCAAATTATctggaacttttgttttttcactgaaAGCTCTGGTTTACACAGTAAATGCCATGATACTCTGATGTCCCATTCTCCTGAAGGCAGCACAGAGCAGCTCCGCCAGAAActgacagaaacactgaagagaagaGAAGTTATGATTGATATAGTTGCTGTTCTATTCATGTTACGACAGTGCTCTGCTAACTGCAAAGCAGAGTCGTTTTGCAAATGGATCAAAGTTTAAACTGGTATTTTTGTGCATCTTTTATCTGGTCATTTTGTGCAACATTTAGCAACTAACATCAGAAAATGGTTagaacaagaatattttttcctctctgattggctgctgctaGGCCTACGATTTTAACTTGAATGTTCATTCACTGAATTTTTCTTAGACGCCtgtaaaaaggatttttattcaCATTGCTTTTTGGTTCTCTggggaaatatttttgatgataaacacaaaaacaagcataaaaatcaaaacagctCTAACAGTGATGGTAAtattaataagaaaagaaaattcagtgCAAAGgagctaactgttagctgtgGCTCTGCAGTGCAAACTAATAACCCTCCAATA
Encoded here:
- the LOC122840129 gene encoding inhibin beta B chain-like translates to MSLYSLALSLVACAVCVRSSTLSATETPSSSRESCASCGLRAPDQSERVNIDFVEAVKRHILNRLQMRDRPNITHPIPKAAMVTALRRLHAGKVREDGRVEIPNFDGQAAFSNDVQAETSEIISFAESDEETNAKTRLYFLISNEGHQNLHVSQANLWLYLRLLPAGPEKGLRRKVTIKIHYQEAGAAEGNQATGRWVLVEKRVDLKRSGWHTFPLSEAVRAVFGKGSRRQDLEVHCEGCETAGVAPVLVDPGDPSHRPFLVVRARQTDGKHRIRKRGLECDGTSGGLCCRQQFYIDFRLIGWNDWIIAPAGYYGNYCEGSCPAYMAGVPGSASSFHTAVVNQYRMRGMSPGSVNSCCIPTKLSTMSMLYFDDEYNIVKRDVPNMIVEECGCA